The sequence GGGATGAATTGCGTATTTTTTTTGATAAATTTATTAGATGTGTTTATTTTATCTATTGTTTATGGTATATTTAGTATAGAGGTGATTGTTTTTGGAAAACGAAAAATACACCGATAAAAAAGGGATTGTTTATCTCAATCAATATCATATTGTGTTTTGTCCAAAATACCGTAGAAAAGTGTTAGTTGGAGATATTGAACGAGATTTAAAAAGAATTTTTGAAGAAGTTGCCAAAGAACATGATGTACAAATCAAAGCAATGGAAATTATGCCTGATCATGTTCATTTGTTCATTTCTTTTGACCCTCGTCAACATTTGCACAAAATTATACAAGCGTTTAAAAGGAAAAGCAGTCGAATATTAAGGGAGAAATATCCTTCGTTAAAAAGCAGACTACCGTCGCTATGGACACGAAGTTATTTTTGTTGTACTGTCGGCCATATTTCAGAAGAAGCGGTTAAACAATACATCGAAAACCAAAAGAACGTATAAAGGAAGTGGTGTCGTTGGCGAAAACAAAAACCAAAAGTTACGTGCTGACGTTGAAACTCAAAACAGAACTATGGCAGGCGCACATATTAGAGAAACGTTTTGAAATTGGCAGAAAAATATACAACGCTTGTTTGGGCGAATTGCTGAAACGGCATAAAAAATTACAACATGATAAGCAGTATCGTCATCTAGCCCAACAACCAAAATCAAAAGAAAGAAACAACTTGCTAAATGAGTTATATCGTCAGTACGGAATCAATGAATACGCTATGCACGATTTTGTTAAGCCAATGCAACACCATTTCAAGAAACACATCGACTCACACACCGCACAAAAAATCGCTACGAGAGCATGGATAGCAATGGAAAAACTCATCTTTGGTAATGCAAAAAAAGTGTCTTTTAAGAAATACAACGATATGGATTCATTAGAAGGAAAAACAAATAGCACAGGCATCCGTTTCAAAAACAAACATTTGCTTTGGAATGGTTTATCTATTCCTGTTATAATTCACCCAAACGACATATATGCACATCTGGCTCTACAAGACCGTATAAAATATTGTCGCATCGTCCGTAGACGAATTAGAGGAAAAATCAAGTATTTTCTTCAACTCACTCTTGGAGGTGTGCCACCAAAGAAAATAAACCGCCAAACAGGAGAAATAAAACATCCAATAGGGCGAGGCGATGTTGGTATCGACATAGGAACACAAACCGTCGCTATTTGCTCGATGAATAATGTCAAGTTGCTCATTCTTGCGCCGAGCATCGAAAACATAGAAAAGCAAAAGCGAGTTCTTCGACGAAAATTGGATCGTCAAAGACGGGCGAATAATCCGCACAAATACAATGAAGATGGGACAATAAAAAAAGACAACAAGGAAAAATGGGTTTGGAGTAAAAATTATCTCAAAACGAGAAATCAGTTAGCAGAATTACAAAGAAAAATAGCAGATAAACGGAAACAAGATCATCAACGGCTTGCCAATTGGATCATCGCATTAGGTCATCATATCCAAGTAGAAAAAATGAATTTCAGAGCACTTCAAGCAAAGGCAAAAGAAACAAAAGTTGATGCCAACGGAAAATACAAAAAGAAAAAACGATTTGGAAAAAGTATTGCGAATCGTGCACCAAGTTTGTTTTTAAACATACTGAATCAAAAACTGCAATATGAAGGCTATTCCCTTCAGTACATCGACACATTTCGCGTCAAGGCAAGTCAATACGACCACCAAAACGATGAGTACAACAAGAAAACACTTTCCCAACGATGGCACGAAGTAGACGGACATAGAGTGCAACGAGATTTATACAGCGCATTTTTAATCATGAATGTGAAAGACAATCGAAAAGAAATAGATAGACAAAAATGTTTAGAGAGATGGGATCAATTTATTCGACTGCATGATGAAGAAATCAAACGACTTCGTCTTCATTCATGTGTCGTAAGTAGTATGGGAATTTAAATGATAAAAAGCGTCTTGAACCGGGCGCACAGGGCGATAAGCACCAGTAAGGTGTTTGCCCATGAAAGTCTTGTGGAACAAGGGTGAGTTCTACACACAGGTGTACGAGAAACCCTTTTGTACACAAGAACCCCGTGGCTTTAGCCATCGGGAGGTTCAGAAGGATCCTGTATCAATAAAGCTGAAATTAGAACGTAATCAATTGACAAAACAGCTCTACAAAATTGCAAACGACATTTTAGGAATACGATTTATTATTAAAGCAGAGACTGCAGAGTTGAAACAGATAGTTCATGAATTTGTAACATGTTGTCCGTATGGACAAGATGCATGCAACATTGTTGATCAAACATTAGGGAAAACTTATGATGATGGGTATAAAGCTATTCACGTTTATATAAGACCAAATAATTATGTTTTCCCTATTGAAATTCAATTTTGGACAAGAACACATGCATTATTGAATGAATATTTACATGAACAAATATACAAAATGGATAATGATCAATTAAATCAATATGCGTTGGATTTGAGTAAGTGGCTTGAAAGTGTTCCAAGATTTCCTAATAGCGATGAAGTTGCAATTAAGTCATATGTAGACTATATTTATGAACAAGCATTTTCAAACAAATATTTAGATGAAAACGATGAAGATATTGATGACGTTGACCAATATTAAAATGGGTAAAGTTAGGTATCAGTCGGGTATAATTCACGTAATAAGTGGGGGAAATGAAAAATGAGCAAAGTTTATATTATTTCTGCTGCGGATGATAAGTCGGTTATTCTGGAATTACCGTCAACAAAAGAGGCTAAAATAGCCTACAAATACATTCGTTCTAAAACACCAGAAGCAAGCATTGGAGTATATGGTGCAAGAGATCTTCAAACATTTAGAAGAACACAAAGGACAATCGGACCTGCTACTGTGACGAGATCAGTTGAAACTTTTGTGAAAGCTTTGAACCTGAAAGAAAAATATATCCGGCGTGAACCAAAGACCACCTTATAAAAGAGGTGGTTTTCTTTTTGTTTTGATTGTCATGCCTGAGTTCGACAGTGACTAGGCAAACCAAATGTCTCTCATCCGTTGATACAAAAGGGACGAGAGGCATTTGGGCATACTTCGGGCGTGTATCTAGGTGCGAGGATGGATGCATAGAATCTTCGGAGGAAGTTTCAGCCCTAGAGCCGCAAAGAGTTGAGTCTGTTTGTCCGTCAGTTCGATTCGTTGAGAAAAGTCTCTGTTTTTGGAAGAAAAATGTCCAAGCATGAGACGCTCACACTCTTCTCTTACTTTCGGATATGATTCATGAGTCAGGGGAAAGGAATCGCAACTTTTGGCCAAACGCCCCAAGACAGCGCGATCCACCTCGTCTTCGTGCCCGAACGAATCCATCACCTTCGCTTTCGCATATTTGGACTTCGGGTTCCAATTCGTTGTGAGCAGGCTGGAGATAGGCCATGATCGTTCCATCTTTGTTTTTGCGTGTGACTCGTCGTATGTACATGCCTATATTATAATTGACCTGTGGTGCTAGTTGAGCGCTAGCGGTCAACTAGCACCACGAGTAAAGTTTTTATAATTTACATTTCGTACCCTCTCGACAAACTGAAGTGATAGAATTTTTGTTTCATAAAAAATCTACCAAAAGTGAATAGATCATGGGAAAACGTTGACGATAATAATGTTGTCAACACTTTCGTTGCTTTATATACCCATTACCGGTATAATGTAATTGAAGAGGTGATATTTGATGAACCATTGCGAAGATCATAATATGGATAAAAAAATGGTTCCGCGTACAGAAGAAGAGATCGAAAGCATTATGAAGCGCTTGAAGCGCATTGAAGGACAAGTGCGCGGGGTGCAAAAAATGGTCGAAGACAATCGGTATTGCATCGATATTTTAGTGCAAATTTCTGCAATCACGGCCGCGTTAAATAAAGTCGGATTAAATTTACTCGAACGCCATGTCAGTCATTGCGTTTCCAAGGCGATCCGTGAAGGAAGCGGAGAAGAATCGATTCGTGAATTAATGGATGTCATTAAGCAATTCTCAAAGTAAGGGAGGGAAAGGTGGATGGATGAACAAAGAACCGTGACACTGAAGGTGACTGGCATGACATGTGCCGCGTGTGCCAATCGGATTGAGAAAGTACTAAATAAGATGGATGGAGTAGAAGCCAATGTCAATTTGGCGATGGAAAAAGCAACGATTAAATATGATCCATCGAAACAAACAATCGCCGATATCGAAACGAAAATTGAGAATTTGGGGTATGGCGTTGCGACAGAAAAAGTGACGCTTGATATTGAAGGAATGACATGTGCGGCATGTGCGACACGGATTGAAAAAGGGTTAAATCGGATGGAAGGTGTGACAAGCGCTGCTGTAAACTTGGCGACAAACAGTGCTGTTGTCGAATACAAGGAAGGCGTTACATCTGTCGAAGACATTTTAGAAAAAATCAAAAAGCTTGGGTACAAGGGGCAGATTCGAAACGAAGAACAAGACGATGCTGGCCGGAAAGAAGAGCGGCTGAAACGAAAACAACGGCAACTCGCGATTTCTATCATCTTATCGTTGCCGCTGCTTTATACGATGCTTGCCCATATGCCGTTTGATATAGGCTTGCCGATGCCGCATCTGCTGATGAATCCGTGGTTCCAGCTTCTTTTAGCTACACCGGTTCAGTTCTACATCGGCGGTCCCTTCTATGTCGGGGCGTACCGGGCGTTACGAAATAAAAGCGCAAACATGGACGTTCTCATAGCGCTTGGAACATCGGCTGCGTACTTTTACAGCTTGTATGAAGCTTTTCGGACGCTTGGGAATCCTGAATATATGCCAAGATTATATTTTGAAACGAGTGCCGTCTTGATTACGCTTGTGCTTGTCGGCAAATACTTTGAGGATCTTGCGAAAGGGAGAACAACCGAAGCGATCTCTAAGCTGTTGAGCCTTCAGGCAAAGGAAGCGACTGTCATCCGTAATGGGGAGGAAAGAAAGGTTCCGCTCGAGGAAGTGGTGATCGGCGATACGATTCTTGTCAAGCCAGGAGAAAAAATCCCGGTAGACGGTACGGTCATCGCCGGGGCATCTTCCGTAGATGAATCGATGATTACTGGTGAATCGATTCCAGTTGATAAGAAGGAAGGCGACTATGTGATCGGGGCGACGATGAATACGAATGGCGTACTGACCATTCGTGCCGAAAAAGTCGGAAAAGATACCGCGCTGGCCAATATCATTAAAATCGTTGAAGAGGCGCAAGGGTCGAAAGCCCCGATTCAGCGGATGGCGGATACCATTTCCGGCATTTTCGTACCGATTGTTGTAGGAATTGCTGTCGTTGCATTCATTATATGGTACTTCTTTGTTGCGCCGGGTGATTTGGCAAAAGCGCTTGAAGTGGCCATCGCTGTTCTTGTCATTGCGTGTCCTTGTGCGCTCGGTCTTGCCACGCCGACATCGATTATGGTCGGTACAGGAAAAGGGGCAGAACAAGGAATTCTCTTTAAAGGAGGTGAGTACCTAGAGGGAACGCATAAAATCAATGCCGTATTACTGGATAAAACAGGAACAGTGACAAAAGGAAAACCGGAAGTGACAGATGTGTTACAATTCCAAGAAAACATGCTTGACTATGCCGTTTCAGCCGAGAGCGCTTCAGAACATCCATTGGCACAAGCGATTGTGGCTTATGGAAAAGAAAACGGAATTATCGCGCAGCCGTTGACGCAATTTTCTGCGCTTGTTGGACATGGAATTGAAGCAACGGTGAATGGAAAACATGTACTCATTGGCACACGAAAATTAATGAACGAACGAGGGATCGAAATCGCCGAACATGAACTAGCCATGATAAAGCTTGAAAACGAAGGAAAAACGGTCATGCTCGTTGCCATCGACGGACAGCTTGCTGGAATGATTGCTGTTGCTGATACGATCAAGGAGACATCAAAGCAAGCGATTGCGACATTAAAACAAATGGGCATCGATGTATATATGGTGACAGGCGATAACAAACGAACAGCCGAAGCGATCGCCAAACAAGTCGGCATAGAACATGTGTATTCGGAAGTGCTTCCGGAAGACAAAGCGAACATCGTCGAGGAATTGCAAAAGCAAGGGAAACGAGTGGCGATGGTCGGTGATGGAATTAACGACGCTCCAGCTCTTGCGAAAGCGGATATTGGGATGGCGATTGGCACAGGCGCAGATGTCGCGATTGAAACGGCGGATGTGACGCTTGTTGGCGGCGATTTACTGCATATTCCAAAAGCGATTGAACTGAGCCGGCAAACGATGCGCAACATTCGGCAAAATTTGTTTTGGGCTTTGTTCTATAATACAGTTGGCATTCCTGTAGCCGCTCTCGGATTATTGGAACCATGGATCGCTGGGGCAGCGATGGCATTTAGCTCTGTATCCGTTGTGACAAACGCGCTTCGTTTGAAACGCGTGAAAATATAAACATTTAAGGAGGAATGGATGATGACGATTACGTTACAAGTACAAGGAATGACATGCGGACATTGCAAAGCGGCGGTGACAAATGCACTTCAAACGTTAGATGGAGTCAGCCGCGTCGAAGTACATTTGCAAGAAGGTACGGTTGATGTGGATTATGATGAAACAAAAGTAAGCGTAGAAAAACTAAAAGAAGCGATTGAAGAGCAAGGATATGATGTGAAGTAAGGGAGAAAAGGGTATTCCTCTGTCGAAGGGATGCCCTTTTTGTAGTATCGAAAGTTTTTTTCTTTTTATGAAGAATAATGAAAAAACGAGATGTTATAATTTATAATGAAAATAACAGGTATGTATAAAAGTAAGCGTCAAACTCTTCCCACCTAGTTTTATCCCTATATCCATGTCATAATTTCTTTCAAAATCTTAATTAAAGCAGTTTAGATATGGATAAAATTGAAAATTATTCGTGGGGATCATAACGGATTTTGGTTGTATTATTGCTGACTCGAACGTGGAACATTTGATTGGCCTTCTGAGCATCACTCGGAACCTTTAAAAATTAGTCCACGCCAATTACGCTGGCTACTCGATGGACTATCATTCGACCAGAAACAAGCTCACTCTTCTGTAACCGCAAAGAAAAAAGTTATTAATCTTTGTTGGCTTATTCCCTGGTCGGGCTGGTTGAGCGCTGAGGCTCAACTAGCACCACGGGTTTTTGTAAACAGTTTTTGTATGGAATAAATTAAAAGAATACTTGAAATAAAGATTAACAACGTATAAGCATTAACATAAACAGTATTTGTATATTGATTTATCCACCTGAATCCGTGACAAAACATCTTTACAATGGATGCAAACCGTTGATACGATAAGGGAAAACGACGTTGACGATTCTTCATCAAGTAGGTGAATGTGATGAAAGATTTCCCGATTCGGTTTGTATTGACAGATGAAGCGATTACTCCAAGTGCTGGGCTTGCTCTCGTGGGCTACTTACTGCACCAAACGAAGCTGGATAAACGAGTAAACGCCCTTCGGCTCCCAACGGTTCGTCGAGATGTGCACATTTCCCATAGCGATGTCATTCGCTCGATGATTGGCTTGCTTGCCACAGGAAAAACGGATTTTGATCATATCGAAGCGTATCGTCAGGACGATATCTTTTCGACATCAATGGGCATTCGGCACGTACCTTCCTCCCCAACGTTGCGACAGCGTCTCGATCAGCTCGCTTGTCTTCCGATGACCGAAACCATCATTTGGGAGGAATCGATGCGTCTGTTGGTTCGACAACACGCTACCTTGTCCCCTTGTTGGGCGAAAGGGAAAACGACATGGCTTCCCCTTGATATAGATGCTTCCCCATTTGACAACTCCGATACGAAGAAAGAAGGAGTGAGTCGAACGTATAAAGGATTTGACGGTTTTACGCCGTTGTTTGCGTATGCAGGGAAGGAAGGGTATATCGTTCATGCCGAGCTGCGTCCAGGGAAACAACATGTACAAGACAACATGCCTTCGTTTTTAACTACCGCCATCCGTCGAGCTCGTCCGCTGACCTCGTCTCGTCTGCTTGTCCGCATGGATGCAGGAAACGATGCGGAAGCGAATGTGCACGTATGTCTAAAGGAAGACGTGGACTTTGTCATCAAGCGAAACTTACGCCGAGAATCGAAAGCGCTTTGGTTCCAGATCGCTTCGCAAAAGGGCAGACGCGTCGATGATGGACAAACAGAAGGAGTACAAACGTATGAGTTATGCCTTCCACAGACCGCAGCAATCGATGGACACACGTATACGTACGTTCAAGTCACCCAAGTGACGGAACGAACGATGGAACGAAATGGACAGCTGATGCTCGTTCCTAATTACGAAGTCGAAAGCTACTGGGTGCGCCTCGAAGGATACGAGCATGTTCGAATGAGTGATGTGCTCGCATTGTATCACGATCATGCGACATGCGAACAGTTTCATAGCGAACTGAAAAGCGACTTAGATTTAGAGCGACTTCCATCAGGGAAGATGAAAACGAATGCGCTCGTGTTAGTCATGGGAGCATTCGTGTACAACCTTCTTCGCCTGATTGGACAAGATCTATTAAGCGATCCGAGACATCCATTACATCATAAAGTGAAACGCCGCCGCATCAAGACGATCATTCAGACGGTGATCACGATGGCAGGTCGACTCGTCCGCCGATCACGACAGATCTGGATGAAACTGACGCGAAGGAGTGGGTATAGCGAGCCCCTACTGAACATTTACATAAAATGGAGAGAAGGAGCATAACGAACGATTGTTCGCAATTCTGTACTCATCCTAACCCTCTGTCCTTTTTTGTTTTTTCTTTGGTTTATATACCTAAAAAAGATATTTATTTCATTTCTGAGAGTGAAGATGACATCTGTTTTAAACATAAAAAGGGAATAGTGGATCACGCATCCATAAAACCAGCAAAAAAGTCAAAGTCGATGTCAATCCATCACGGATTCAGGATAAAATAATCACCTTAGATGAACGAAGGCTGGGCGACGTATTGGCATCAGCGCATTTTGCGCGAGATGGATTTGACGAGCGATGAGGCGATTGAATTTGCGAAACTGAACGCCAACGTCGTGCAACCGTCGCGCACTGGCATCAATCCGTGTTATTTAGGACTGAAAATTTTTGAAGACATTGAAGAGCGGTGGAACAACCCGACTGAGGAGATGAAAAAATACGGCGTCAAGCCGGGGTCGGGGAGGGCGAAAATTTTTGAAGTGCGCGAACTCGAATCCGACATTTCGTTTTTGCGCAACTATTTAACGAAAGAGCTCGTTATGCGCGAAGATATGTATTTGTTCCAAAAACAGGGGAAAGAATATAAAATCGTCGACAAAAACTGGGATCATATCCGCGACTAACTCGTCAGCATGCGGGTAAACGGCGGATTCCCGTATATCACGGTCAATGACGGCGATTATATGCGCAACGGAGAGTTGTATTTGAAGCATTGGTATGAAGGAATCGAACTCGATCTGAAGTATTTAGAAAAAGTGCTCCCATACATTTATCAGTTGTGGGGCCGTCCGGTCCATATGGAGACGGTCGTCGAGGAAAAGCCGATGTTGTTTACGTATGACGGGAAAAAGGTGCATCGGAAATATTTATAACATGAGGGCAGGGATCCCCTGCTTTTTTTGTTTGTCACGATGAATATGTGAAAAATGACACAAATTATTCGAAATCATGCCGAATAGCGTCCACGATTTTATGAAATAATATGAAATAATATGAAATAATATGAAGTGGATAATTTGTGATGATTGTCACAAATTCTTCACCACTGTTTGTTTGCTCGGGGGGTAGATATGTGGAAGCGGCATGAAAAAACGCTTGTGTTTGTTAGCTTTGCTGTTGCGGCTGTTGTCTTGCTTTCCTTGATTGGTCGCTTGTTTTCATAAGGGGGGATGAATCGTGAACGGTTACGATCCGGTGCTGCTTAGCCGTATTTTGACGGGATTGACGCTGACGGTTCACATCATTTATGCCACGATCGGCGTCGGGGTTCCACTGATGATCGCCATTGCCCAGTGGGTTGGGATTCGCAAAAATGATATGCATTACATCTTACTCGCTCGCCGCTGGACGCGCGGTTTTGTCATCACCGTAGCGGTTGGCGTGGTGACAGGAACAGCGATCGGCTTGCAGCTGTCGCTTTTATGGCCGAACTTTATGCAGCTGGCTGGCCAAGTGATCAGCTTGCCGCTGTTCATGGAGACGTTCGCCTTCTTTTTTGAAGCCATTTTCCTCGGCATTTATTTGTATACATGGGATCGGTTCGAAAATCAGAAAAAACATTTGCTTTTGCTTATCCCGGTGGCAATCGGGTCTTCAGCATCAGCCATGTTTATTACGATGGTGAACGCGTTTATGAATACGCCGCAAGGGTTTGAATTTAAAAACGGCGAGTTTGTCAACATCGATCCAATCGCGGCTATGTTCAACCCAGCGATGCCGACGAAAGTCGCCCATGTGCTGGCGACTTCGTATATGACGTCAGCATTCGTGCTTGCTTCGATTGCCGCTTGGCATTTATGGAAAGGCAATCGTCACATTTATCATCGCAAGGCACTTCATTTAATGATGAAAACAGTTTTTATTTTTTCGGTAGCCAGTGTATTGATTGGCGACTTATCGGGCAAATTTTTAGCCGAATACCAGCCAGAAAAGCTGGCGGCCGCTGAATGGCATTTTGAAACGAGCTCCCACGCGCCGCTCGTGTTGTTTGGCATGCTGACAGAGGATGGCGAGGTGAAGTATGCCATTAAAATCCCATATGCGTTAAGCATTTTGGCGCACAACCACCCGGGGGCGGTTGTGACCGGGCTGAACGAATTTCCGGAAGATGAACGCCCACCACTGTACATTCATTACTTATTCGATGTGATGGTCACGATCGGGGTGTTTTTAATGGTTGTCGCAGCCGCGTATTGGCTCGGATCGATTTTCCGCTGGAAGTGGACGGCGAAAAAGTGGTTTTTTGGACTGCTGGTGGCGGGAGGGCCGCTGGCGATGGTTGCGATTGAGGCGGGATGGTACTTAGCGGAAGTCGGGCGGCAGCCGTGGATTTTGCGTGGCTATATGAAAACGGCGGAAGGAGCGACATCGTCGGCGCATGTGGATACGATGCTTGTGTTGTTTTGCCTTTTGTATATGGTGTTAGTAATTGCGAGCGCAATAGTGCTCATCCGTATGTTCCGCCGCAACCCGGTTGAACGGGAGCTGGCAGAGCGGTCCAATAATGGGGAGGTGGCGCCATGACGCTCGAAGTCATTGGCATTTCGGTGTTATGGCTGTTTTTGTTCGGGTACATTATCGTTGGCTCGATTGATTTCGGGGCTGGGTTTTTCAGCGCCTATAGCCATTGGGCAAACAAACAGCATATTTTGCACCGCATCATTCAGCGCTATCTTTCCCCTGTATGGGAAGTGACGAACGTCTTTCTTGTCTTTTTCTTTGTCGGCATTGTCGGCTTTTTTCCGAAAACGGCGTATTATTACGGTTCTATTTTGCTTGTCCCGGCGAGCATCTCCATCATTTTGTTAGCTATTCGCGGCTCGTACTATGCGTTTCATACGTATGGGGGGACGGAACGGAACTGGTATTTAATCGCTTATGGATTGACGGGGTTGTTTATTCCGGCCTCCCTGTCCATCGTGTTGACGATTTCTGAAGGCGGGTTTGTGGAGGTAGGCGCCTCAGGCGTTACGCTGGATTATGGGAAGCTGTTTGCAAGCCCGTTGTCATGGAGCATTGTGCTGCTCAGTGTGACGAGTGTTCTTTACATTTCTGCCGTTTTCTTAACGTACTATGCGGACGAGGCCAAGGATGAACGGGCGCGGGCGCTGTTGCGCCGCTACGCTCTTCTTTGGAGCGGGCCGACGATGTTGTCAGCGCTGCTCATTATTTACCAGCTCCGCTACCATAATCCCGAGCATTACGCCAACCTATGGAATGTGGCGTGGATGCTGGTCATTTCCTTTTTGTTTTTTGTCATTACCGTTTGGCTGCTTTGGCGGCAGCGGCGGTTCGGCTGGGCGTTTATTGCGCTGTTGTTTCAATACGCGTTCGCCTTTTACGCCTATGGCATTTCACATTATCCGTATTTGTTATACCCGTATTTGACGATTTATGACGGGTTTACGAATGAGACGATGGCTATGGCGTTGATCGTCGCGTTTATTGCCGGCCTCCTGTTATTAATTCCGTCACTTTATTTGCTTATGCGCCTCTTTGTGTTTAACAAGGCGTACGTTAAAGGAAAATGGGAAGGGGGAAAAGGATAATGCAAACATTTTTGATCATGTATGCGCCGATGATCATCGTCGCCCTGTCGATCATCGCCGCGTTTTG comes from Anoxybacillus flavithermus and encodes:
- the tnpA gene encoding IS200/IS605 family transposase, whose amino-acid sequence is MENEKYTDKKGIVYLNQYHIVFCPKYRRKVLVGDIERDLKRIFEEVAKEHDVQIKAMEIMPDHVHLFISFDPRQHLHKIIQAFKRKSSRILREKYPSLKSRLPSLWTRSYFCCTVGHISEEAVKQYIENQKNV
- a CDS encoding transposase, with the protein product MSLAKTKTKSYVLTLKLKTELWQAHILEKRFEIGRKIYNACLGELLKRHKKLQHDKQYRHLAQQPKSKERNNLLNELYRQYGINEYAMHDFVKPMQHHFKKHIDSHTAQKIATRAWIAMEKLIFGNAKKVSFKKYNDMDSLEGKTNSTGIRFKNKHLLWNGLSIPVIIHPNDIYAHLALQDRIKYCRIVRRRIRGKIKYFLQLTLGGVPPKKINRQTGEIKHPIGRGDVGIDIGTQTVAICSMNNVKLLILAPSIENIEKQKRVLRRKLDRQRRANNPHKYNEDGTIKKDNKEKWVWSKNYLKTRNQLAELQRKIADKRKQDHQRLANWIIALGHHIQVEKMNFRALQAKAKETKVDANGKYKKKKRFGKSIANRAPSLFLNILNQKLQYEGYSLQYIDTFRVKASQYDHQNDEYNKKTLSQRWHEVDGHRVQRDLYSAFLIMNVKDNRKEIDRQKCLERWDQFIRLHDEEIKRLRLHSCVVSSMGI
- a CDS encoding metal-sensing transcriptional repressor, with translation MNHCEDHNMDKKMVPRTEEEIESIMKRLKRIEGQVRGVQKMVEDNRYCIDILVQISAITAALNKVGLNLLERHVSHCVSKAIREGSGEESIRELMDVIKQFSK
- a CDS encoding heavy metal translocating P-type ATPase, with the translated sequence MDEQRTVTLKVTGMTCAACANRIEKVLNKMDGVEANVNLAMEKATIKYDPSKQTIADIETKIENLGYGVATEKVTLDIEGMTCAACATRIEKGLNRMEGVTSAAVNLATNSAVVEYKEGVTSVEDILEKIKKLGYKGQIRNEEQDDAGRKEERLKRKQRQLAISIILSLPLLYTMLAHMPFDIGLPMPHLLMNPWFQLLLATPVQFYIGGPFYVGAYRALRNKSANMDVLIALGTSAAYFYSLYEAFRTLGNPEYMPRLYFETSAVLITLVLVGKYFEDLAKGRTTEAISKLLSLQAKEATVIRNGEERKVPLEEVVIGDTILVKPGEKIPVDGTVIAGASSVDESMITGESIPVDKKEGDYVIGATMNTNGVLTIRAEKVGKDTALANIIKIVEEAQGSKAPIQRMADTISGIFVPIVVGIAVVAFIIWYFFVAPGDLAKALEVAIAVLVIACPCALGLATPTSIMVGTGKGAEQGILFKGGEYLEGTHKINAVLLDKTGTVTKGKPEVTDVLQFQENMLDYAVSAESASEHPLAQAIVAYGKENGIIAQPLTQFSALVGHGIEATVNGKHVLIGTRKLMNERGIEIAEHELAMIKLENEGKTVMLVAIDGQLAGMIAVADTIKETSKQAIATLKQMGIDVYMVTGDNKRTAEAIAKQVGIEHVYSEVLPEDKANIVEELQKQGKRVAMVGDGINDAPALAKADIGMAIGTGADVAIETADVTLVGGDLLHIPKAIELSRQTMRNIRQNLFWALFYNTVGIPVAALGLLEPWIAGAAMAFSSVSVVTNALRLKRVKI
- the copZ gene encoding copper chaperone CopZ, translated to MTITLQVQGMTCGHCKAAVTNALQTLDGVSRVEVHLQEGTVDVDYDETKVSVEKLKEAIEEQGYDVK
- a CDS encoding IS1380 family transposase; amino-acid sequence: MKDFPIRFVLTDEAITPSAGLALVGYLLHQTKLDKRVNALRLPTVRRDVHISHSDVIRSMIGLLATGKTDFDHIEAYRQDDIFSTSMGIRHVPSSPTLRQRLDQLACLPMTETIIWEESMRLLVRQHATLSPCWAKGKTTWLPLDIDASPFDNSDTKKEGVSRTYKGFDGFTPLFAYAGKEGYIVHAELRPGKQHVQDNMPSFLTTAIRRARPLTSSRLLVRMDAGNDAEANVHVCLKEDVDFVIKRNLRRESKALWFQIASQKGRRVDDGQTEGVQTYELCLPQTAAIDGHTYTYVQVTQVTERTMERNGQLMLVPNYEVESYWVRLEGYEHVRMSDVLALYHDHATCEQFHSELKSDLDLERLPSGKMKTNALVLVMGAFVYNLLRLIGQDLLSDPRHPLHHKVKRRRIKTIIQTVITMAGRLVRRSRQIWMKLTRRSGYSEPLLNIYIKWREGA
- a CDS encoding cytochrome ubiquinol oxidase subunit I, which gives rise to MNGYDPVLLSRILTGLTLTVHIIYATIGVGVPLMIAIAQWVGIRKNDMHYILLARRWTRGFVITVAVGVVTGTAIGLQLSLLWPNFMQLAGQVISLPLFMETFAFFFEAIFLGIYLYTWDRFENQKKHLLLLIPVAIGSSASAMFITMVNAFMNTPQGFEFKNGEFVNIDPIAAMFNPAMPTKVAHVLATSYMTSAFVLASIAAWHLWKGNRHIYHRKALHLMMKTVFIFSVASVLIGDLSGKFLAEYQPEKLAAAEWHFETSSHAPLVLFGMLTEDGEVKYAIKIPYALSILAHNHPGAVVTGLNEFPEDERPPLYIHYLFDVMVTIGVFLMVVAAAYWLGSIFRWKWTAKKWFFGLLVAGGPLAMVAIEAGWYLAEVGRQPWILRGYMKTAEGATSSAHVDTMLVLFCLLYMVLVIASAIVLIRMFRRNPVERELAERSNNGEVAP
- a CDS encoding cytochrome d ubiquinol oxidase subunit II yields the protein MTLEVIGISVLWLFLFGYIIVGSIDFGAGFFSAYSHWANKQHILHRIIQRYLSPVWEVTNVFLVFFFVGIVGFFPKTAYYYGSILLVPASISIILLAIRGSYYAFHTYGGTERNWYLIAYGLTGLFIPASLSIVLTISEGGFVEVGASGVTLDYGKLFASPLSWSIVLLSVTSVLYISAVFLTYYADEAKDERARALLRRYALLWSGPTMLSALLIIYQLRYHNPEHYANLWNVAWMLVISFLFFVITVWLLWRQRRFGWAFIALLFQYAFAFYAYGISHYPYLLYPYLTIYDGFTNETMAMALIVAFIAGLLLLIPSLYLLMRLFVFNKAYVKGKWEGGKG
- the cydS gene encoding cytochrome bd oxidase small subunit CydS, coding for MQTFLIMYAPMIIVALSIIAAFWAGLKDVYVDE